Below is a window of Candidatus Neomarinimicrobiota bacterium DNA.
GGCTCCACAGGGCGACCCGTCAAAGCGGTCAGTTCTATCCGTACCTGATGCCTCCCCGGGAGGAGAAGTTTAGGCTCATACGTCACAAGATCGGGACCCACAAGAGAGCGGGCCGTTACATCACGACCGTCAACGAGGAGTCTGACCGAGGATACATCCACAGAGTCCACATTGAAAAGTGAAGCCGCAATGAGGACATCATCGAACGGGATTCTTGCTCCGGGCAAGGGACTGAAAATAATAACGGCATCAACTCCCACCGCAGGTGCTGCCTCAACCACCGTCGTCGGCTCCGGTTCCGGGCTAATCTGAACAGAAACTGGGGCATCCTGGGGATCGGTCTCTGGGAAGTTGAGTACGGACCCATCCACCAACGTTGCCGAAATGAAGTATTCCACCCCTTCGAGAGAAAGGCGTTCCAGAGGAATTTCGCCACGCCACCCCTCCGTCGTTCCTTCCATCTCCACTTCAATGAAGCCCTCTTCACCCGTTTCTCGATAGAAAAGGTCTACCCTCTCCACATCAACAGGAGAGGAGACATCCGCCTGTATGACCAGGACTTCAGTGGCCGTGTGGCGAATAACCGGCTGATGGGTGATGACCCCTGTGGCCTGAGCGTGAAGAGAGGTAAATGTCAAAATAACACAACTTGACGTGAGAAAAATCCTTTTCCACGGCGAACCGCTTGTCTGCTGATCCATCTTATTCCTTACTTGTCCCCTGCTATTGAAATTTGATGATGAGTTCTTTTCTTCGCCCGTGATTATCCTCCATATCGAAAATCAACTCCCGTTCAGCAACGATCACCATAACGGCGGTGGCCAGAAATGCCCCCGTTTCTTTCTCCACACTCCCGGTAACCGTTACCCGAAGACCGGTCGTAATCTCACCTCCCTCAATCTCGGTATCCGGTCCTAATTTCACAATACCGGACAAAGTTGAAGGATCGAGATCCCCTTCCTGGACGGTGATGTCGGTGATTTCGAACTGCTCGTTTACTACCGGAGAATTAACCGTCGCCAAGAGCACTACCTGTGGAAGGCGGATACGTTCAGCAACTATGTCTCCCGTCTCTTCGTCCAAGGTTCCCACTACCGTCACCTTGAGACCGACAGTCAGTTCGTCTACTTCTATCACGGTCGACCCTGTTACAATTACCCGGCCCGATAAGGCGGAAGCCTCAATTTCACCCACCTTCACCTCGATTTCAGACAGTTCAACCAGGCCCTCCTCGCTGACAGCGGTGATAAGTCCCGTGATTCTCAATTTAGGAATGACAACGATCATTTGTGTGGCTTCAAGAACTTCGGTCTCCCTGTTGAAAATCCCCACCACGGTGACCTCTGCCCCATAGATGATATCGTCACCTTCGATTACCGTCCCCTCGGTTATCTTCACCTCGGCGGGGAGAGTTTCTCGATCGCCCTCCACAACGGTCACGTCGGAAATGGGAAACCGGTTTCCCGTGAACGTTGATGACACAATCCCTCTTATCGTGACGCGCTCCGAAACTTCGATGAGAGTGGCCTCCACGTTCCCAGTTTGTTCATCCAGGATGCCGGTGAGAGTGATTACCGCCCCCGCTTTTACGTCAGTCCCCTCAAAGACCGTGCCTCCCGTGACCTCTACAGTGTCAGACAGATCCTGGGCACTCACCCCTCCACCCAATACGGATATACCGGAAAGTGTAAATCGGCCTGCCGATATACCCGAGGAGGCTTCTCCCCTGACCTTTACCGTGGCGAGAACCTCGATTTTACCGTCTGCGTTCGATTCTACAACGGTCCCCGGTACTACGGAATGAACGCTTCCGGATATGAGATTGGTCAGCTCGATGGCTCCCTCAAGACTGATGATGATATCTCCAGAATCGGGATCAGTCAAAACCCACAACTCGGTCCCCTTGATCGAGGCAACCGACGTGGGGGTGGTGATGGTGAATTGCTGGGTCTGCTCTTTCACCGTTGCCTTCAAGGTGCCATAACTCAACTCCACACGCTTGGAAATTACCCCCTCGGTGCGACTTCCTGCTATCCGCGTCTCCGTGTTCTGTCTAATCTTCAGTTGAGACTTATCATCCAAAAACAGAGCGATGGCCAGCCCATCATCGCCGGTGACCACAAAATCACCATCAAAAAGCGAGGAGCCGCGCCGGAGGGTCTGAAAGTCTGGCACTTGTTCTCCCTTATGACTGACCTGTCCGGACGTCTTCATGGTCAACGCTATCCTGTCAACGGCCAGTAGTCCACTGGTGACAGTGACCAGGAACAATAACTTCCGCATCATCACCGGACCTCAGTGGAAATCAAGCTCGCGGTTCCCTGTCTGAACTCCTCTACCAGGGCGTTCAAGGTGGACATATCGCTTTCTGTGCCATCAAGAGTGAAGGTGCCGGAGGCCTGGTATCCCGTTAAGGGACCGCCCGGTGTGAAGTAGGCCTGCAGAATCTCTTCCGGCAGGATCTCCTGCAATGCCTGCATGATTGGATTTACGGTCATATCTTTAATCATGAAAGCGTAAATGGGACTGTTGATCCTCTCAATACCTTCGGTTGTGGAAATCCGTTTCTGGATCTGCCATACATAAATGCTGCCGGCCATGAGGTCCACCACCCCTGCCGTGGGATACATGAAACTCAACTGGTTTCCGGACGCTTCTGACACAAGTTGCCACCCCATCGCCTGATCAAGAGGAAGAGCCGTCACATCCTCAATGGCGTCTTCCACAGTAGCATGTTCTTCGAATACGAATTCCGCGACTCTCAGGAAAAACCCACATTCCGGGCAATTCCTGATGTGGGGGGCAGAAAACATCTCTGACTCCCACTGGAAAACGGGGTAGGTCGTATAAATCTCGTTCTCTGCCAGTTCCTCAAAACCACCCCCGGGAGAGGTCAATTGAAGCGTTCTCGATGGGGTTACATTGAGGATCTGTTCCACCGTGGCAAGCAATCCACCATCCTCCGAAAACACGGAGAGACGAAAGGCATAAACACCCTCGGGAAGTCTTCCTGTCTGTACAATCACGCTGAATAAGTCATCCAGATCTTCCATCTCCAGACTCTTCTCAACATCGATGTCTACTTCAACCTCGTTGCCCTCCACATCATATAGAACCAGGTTTTCGGTTGAAAGATCTCTGTTGTCCAGGTCGATGTGCGCCGTCATTTCAGGAATATCCGCCGCCACCTCGATCAGCGTGGTGGGGTCGGGTATTCCCAGGGCAGCGGATTGAATCGTGATTTCGAATTCCACCGTGACAGAAATGGGATAACTGTCACTCGCGAGACGGTATCTGAAAAGCTGGACGTCTGAACTACCGGTATTAATATCAACGGAACTGACATAGTAAGTGATAAAGCGGTAAAACGTTCCGTCTAATGTAACCGACTGTCCAAAAAGAAGTGACTTGACCAGCAGAATGCAAAAAGTTAGAGCAATTCCTTTTTTCGTCATGACCTATTCCTAAATTGATGAAGGAAAACCTGTCCCAGCTATGAACCTGCCAAGTTTAGCTCCCGCTTTATGAACATCAAAATAGATTTCGCTTACATTTTGAGCCTGTGATCTGAATCACAAGTGGGAACCAAGTATAATCAGCTTCACACTGTATGGGGCAAGACCAGCTGTTATGACACCAGGAGATACAGGAAGGAGGCAATCCCAGCACCTATCAAGGCGTAGGGAATTTGCGTGCGGACATGATCCATGTGATCAGAGGCCGATGCCATGGAAGAGATGATAGTGGTATCAGAAATGGGGCTGCAGTGGTCGCCAAAGATGCCCCCTCCCAACACCGCCGCCAGAAACATGGGAATACTTCCTCCCAGTGCAGTTGCCATGGGAACAGCAATGGGCACCATCACGGCGAATGTCCCCCACGAGGTTCCCGTCGCAAAAGCGACAAAACAGGCGATCAAAAAGAGTCCTGCCACAGCCACTTTCGTATGAACCACACCTTCCATGAGACCCGCCACGTATTCACCCATCCCGAGCTGACGAACGGTATCCCCCAGGGCAAAAGCAAGAATCAGCAGGCTCACCACAGGAATCATACCGCCCATCCCCTTGAATATAAACTTCAAGAAATCGCCGGAACTCATCCTTCCTCGTCCCAGGTTGAACAGAGCAAGCACCGCGAGGCTCATGATAACTGC
It encodes the following:
- a CDS encoding FecR domain-containing protein produces the protein MMRKLLFLVTVTSGLLAVDRIALTMKTSGQVSHKGEQVPDFQTLRRGSSLFDGDFVVTGDDGLAIALFLDDKSQLKIRQNTETRIAGSRTEGVISKRVELSYGTLKATVKEQTQQFTITTPTSVASIKGTELWVLTDPDSGDIIISLEGAIELTNLISGSVHSVVPGTVVESNADGKIEVLATVKVRGEASSGISAGRFTLSGISVLGGGVSAQDLSDTVEVTGGTVFEGTDVKAGAVITLTGILDEQTGNVEATLIEVSERVTIRGIVSSTFTGNRFPISDVTVVEGDRETLPAEVKITEGTVIEGDDIIYGAEVTVVGIFNRETEVLEATQMIVVIPKLRITGLITAVSEEGLVELSEIEVKVGEIEASALSGRVIVTGSTVIEVDELTVGLKVTVVGTLDEETGDIVAERIRLPQVVLLATVNSPVVNEQFEITDITVQEGDLDPSTLSGIVKLGPDTEIEGGEITTGLRVTVTGSVEKETGAFLATAVMVIVAERELIFDMEDNHGRRKELIIKFQ